Below is a genomic region from Fischerella sp. PCC 9605.
GACAAATCTGTATTTATTTAGGCTCAAAAGAGCTAGATAAAGCAGCGGCAGCCTAAAATTTGTTGAACAATAAGGAAATAGTGCCAAGATGATTGAGACTAATGTCTCTAAGCAGCATGAATCAATTCTGCAAATTCTCCAAAGCTACTACCAGCTAACTAAACCCAGGATTATTCCATTACTCTTAATCACTACAGCTGGGAGTATGTGGATAGCAGCAAAGGGACAAGTAGACCCAATGCTATTGCTAGTAACTCTCGTTGGTGGCACTTTGGCCGCTGCTAGTGCCCAGACAGTTAACTGTATCTATGACCGAGATATTGATTATGAGATGGAACGTACCCGCCACCGTCCCATCCCTTCGGGTAGGATTCAATTGCGTGATGCTCTGATTTTCGCGATCGCTCTGGCTGTTGCTTCTTTTACCCTGCTGTCTGTGTTTGCCAACTTGCCAGCCGCTCTACTGGCAATGTCTGGTATTGTATTTTACGTACTAGTTTATACTCACTGGCTAAAGCGTCACAGCACCCAAAATATTGTTATTGGGGGAGCAGCAGGGGCAATTCCCACACTGGTTGGCTGGGCAGCTGTCACGGGTACGCTTAGCTGGACAGCATGGTTGTTATTTGCAATAGTCTTCCTGTGGACACCACCCCATTTCTGGGCGCTGGCCTTGATGATCCGGGATGATTACGCAAAAGTTGGTGTCCCAATGTTACCAGTGGTAGCAGGAAATCCGGCTACAGTGCGGCAGATTTGGTGGTATACGCTGATTACGGTAGCAGCAACGCTGATACTGGTTTATCCGTTGCAGCAAACAGGATTTGTTTATTGTGCGATCGCCCTGTATCTGGGGGGAGTATTTATTTACAAAGCTTGGCAGCTAATGCAAAACCCAGAGGATCGCAATCTAGCAAGAGGGGTGTTTCTCTATTCAATTTCTTACATGATGCTGTTGTGTTTGGGTATGGTGGTTGATAGCCTACCTTTTACTCATCATGTAATTAGTTTTGTGGTTAGTCAGTTACACTTTTTCAGCTGAAGTTAGCTGGCTCGAAAAAACCGGGTTTTTTCTGAAGAACCTGGTTTTTTCATGCTGTAAATACAGTAGAGACGCGAAATTTCGCGTCTCTACACAAGGTTTTTGGTCTTATCCGAGTAGTATTGGAACACAAAGGATTTAAAGCGACGCTGTTTATTCACTTGCGACCAGTTACAAAAATAGTCATATTTTCATACCAAACACCTTGCTCAGTTGCCATCGCTTCTATTCGTTTACAATACTCTGCTTTTAATTCTGACCTTTGCTCTGCTGAAACCTGTAATAAGGGATTTTCTCTAGGATGAAACCATCCTCCATTCCATTCTCTGGCTTGCTCAAGACTGCGGTAAAATCCAAATTGCTGAGTGTTTACTTTAATATCTTGAAAACCAATCTCTCGTAGCAAATTATGGCACTTTTCAGGAGTACCTGTTGGTTCGTTAATGTTTGTCAGTGAAATACCATGATTTGCACAAACTTCCACGATCAGTGGTGCCTCGCAAGATTCTTGAGAGCAACACGAAAATCCAATAACACCACCTTTTTTGAGAAAACGATACCATTTGCGTAGAGCATCAGGAATGTCTGTAAAATAAACTATTGCTGTAGAACAAAGAATTACATCAAAACTTTCATCATTGAAATTTATATACTCTGCATCTGCTTCAATTAATTCAATATTTTGCAAACCTAATTCTTCAATCTTTCGTCGCGCTTGCTCAAGCATTCCTGATGAAAAATCTACTCCAATTACTTTCCCTTCTGAGCCAACAATTTGTGTAGCAGCAATGGCAATGATACCTGTGCCAGTTGCTAAATCCAAAACTTTTTGTCCTTTTTGTAGCTGAACTAGATCTAGTAAAGGGAGAGCGCGACGAATGGTGTAATCATTGTCGTAGCTTGTTCTGCTGTTAAAAAAATTTATTACTTCTTGTTTGTATTGTTGTTCGTATTGGCTGTTGTGCATGTCATTTTCATTATTTTGGTGACAAGCATCAGCATAACTAACAGGCTGAGTTCATCTGAGGCATTTCTTTAGACAGAGGTTTCAGCTAAGCAGAAACTTTATGCTCAAATCTATACATGCAATAGTTTATCAGCAAATTTTGAGACTCCCGCCACGAACCGATGGGATTTTGTGGCAATAACTTTTTGCTGACAGCAGACACTGAACAAAGTGCGGGAGTATTTGATATGGCAATGATAGAAGTTTTAAACAGAATTTCTGACACTATCTGGGAAATACCGGTTTCCTACAAACAGGGAATGCGCGTCCCTGCCCGCATTTATGGAACAGAAAAGTTAATTCAGGAATTGGACGACGCAGTTTATGACCAAGTCACTAATGTAGCTACACTTCCAGGCATAACCAAGTACGCTTTGTGTATGCCCGATGGGCACTTTGGTTATGGTTTTCCGATTGGTGGCGTGGCGGCGATGGATGTAGAACAAGGGGGTGTGATTTCTCCTGGCGGTATCGGTTTCGATATCAATTGCGGTATGCGCTTAGTGGTGACAAACCTCACCTACGATGAAGTTAAACCTTATGTAAAAAAGTTGGTAGATAGGCTTTACGAAAGAGTTCCTGCTGGGGTAGGAAGCACTGGTTTTGTGAAGCTTTCACGGAATGAGTTTCGCAAAGTAGTGGAAGAAGGCGCACAATGGTGCATCCGTAATGATTACGGTTGGGAAGAAGATTTAGAACTGATAGAAGAAAACGGCTGCATTAAAGGTGCTGATTCTGCCAAAATTAGTGAAAAGGCGATTGATAGAGGTTTCAACCAAATCGGTACTTTGGGATCTGGCAATCACTATTTAGAAATTCAAGTTGCTCGACCAGAGAATATTTTTGACCAGGAATTAGCCCAGAGTTTGGGAATTACTATTCCCAATCAAGTGGTGGTGATGTTTCACTGCGGAAGTCGGGGATTTGGTCATCAGGTAGCAACCGACTATCTGCAAATCTTCTTGAAGGTGATGGAAAGTAAGTACGGGATCAAAATTTTGGATCGAGAATTAGCCTGTGCGCCTTTCCACTCTCCTGAAGGCCAAGCTTATTTTGCGGCGATGAAATGCGGCATCAATATGTCGTTTGCTAATCGTCAAGTGATTTTGCACCGGATTCGAGAAGTGTTTTCAGAAATTCTTGGGCGATCGCCCCAAAATTTGGGTATGCACATGGTATATGATGTCGCCCATAATACCGCTAAATTAGAGCGGCATGTTGTAGATGGTAAAGAGCGATCGCTACTTGTTCACCGCAAAGGCGCAACTCGTGCTTTTGCTCCTGGGATGAGAGATGTGCCTGAAAGGTATAAAAACATTGGTCAGCCAGTGATTATTGGCGGCAGTATGGAAACAGGCTCTTATATCTTGGTGGGTGTACCCAGTGGTGAGCAAACTTTCTTCAGCACTGCTCACGGTAGCGGACGCACGATGAGTCGGGCGAAAGCACGAAAAATCTATCGCGGTGACAAACTCAAAAAAGAAATGGAAAGTCGGGGCATTTATGTCCGCAGTACCTCCTACTCAGGATTAGCAGAGGAAGCCGGTGGAGCTTACAAAGATATTGATGATGTCATCGAAGCAGCGGAATTAGCCGGGATTAGCAAGCGGGTAGCACGGTTGACTCCGATTGGGAATATCAAGGGGTAATACGATTTTGGATTTTAGATTTTAGATTTTGGATTGTGAATTTTTATGGCAGTACGTACACCATTAACAGTAATTACTGGGCCGTTAGGAAGCGGCAAAACAACACTGCTACGTCACATTCTCGAAACTTTCCCAAAAAAAATCGCGATTTTGATGAACGAATTTGGCGAAATTGCCATTGATGCCAAAATCATTCAAGGCAAAAATGTGCAGATGGCGGATCTAGGTGGTGGTTGTGTTTGCTGTTCGCTGCTGGGTGAATTTGAAGCAGCCGTAAATGAAATTATCGATAACGTTGATCCAGATTACATCGTGGTGGAAACAACCGGAGTTGCAGAACCCGATGCTTTGGTTTTTGATATTCAAGAAAGTTTGCAGAGAGTGCGGCTGGATGGAGTGATTACAGTTATTGATGCCGATGCAATGATTAAATATCCTTCTGTTGGTCATACTACCCGCATCCAAATTGAAGCAGCAGACACTATCCTCTTGAATAAGGTTGATTTAGTTTCTAAAAGTGAGTTGCAAGCTATAGAAAAAAAATTACATTCGATTAACGAAATTGCTTCGATTTTGCATACCATACGAGGTCAGGTAGATCCCGACTTGCTATTTGGTATCGGTAGAGAAAGAGTACAAGCACCACCACACCACGTTCATCAGCCAGAGTTTGAATCATTTAGTTACAGTTCGCCTGCTACTTTTAATCGCCAATGTTTTGAGGAATTTGCTGATAGTTTGGAACCGGATGTTTATAGAGCGAAAGGATTTATCCGCTTTCCTGAAAGCGTGTATTTATTTAACTTTGTAGCTGGGCGTTGGGAATTAGAGTCGTTTACACAGGAGGCCACAGAACTAGTTTTTATTGGCAAAAATTTGAGTTTAAAAAAAGCAGAAATTATTGATAGATTAAAATTGTGTGAGCGATAAACTACTCATTTACCATATAAATAGAGCCATCCTCCACACAGTAATGAATTACACAAAGAATTTGGACACAAGATGAAGTGTTATTATGTCCTACGAACTTCTTGAAGATGTTGCTACTGCTGATATTGCCTTTCGCGCTTGGGGAAAAGATTTGCCGGAGATTTTTAAAGCGGCAGGTGATGCGACAATCAGCATTATGATTGAAAATTTGGAATCGATAGAACCACGACAGACGCGAAATATCAGTTTGGAAAATGAAGAATTAGACCTATTGCTGTTCAACTTTATTCAAGAACTTATTTATTACAAAGATAGCGAACAACTTTTGTTACGGACGCAGCAAATTAATTTTGAAGATAAAGATGGTAAACACCACCTTACTGCTATCCTCCAAGGAGAAAAACTTGACCCTCAACGTCATCAACAGTTAGTAGATGTGAAAGCTGTGACTTTACATCAGTTTCAATTACAAAAAACCAATGATGGTTGGATGGCGATGGTAATTCTTGATATTTAGTTTAAACGGTTAGATGAAAACTATAGATCAACCTAAATCTTAAAAAAGAAGTCGCCTGCTAGCGATTATCCAAAGAGAACCTCCAGTAATTCATTACGGCTTAAACCAGCGTGGCTAGCTACATCTTTCACTATGGCGTTAAGTGTGCCTATCTTGATAGGGTCATGGGCTGGAACTGTGATGTGATGTTCACAGCTTATGCTTTTTCTAACTACTAAATTTTACAGCAGCCAGCCTTGACGCAAGCTAAAATGCGATCGCAGTTTTCATAGATGAAACAGGAACTGCATACACTTAGTGTCTTGGTGTCTTGGTGGTTCGAGACTTTATTTAACCACCAAGGCACAAAGACACTAAGTATTGATAGAGCTTTACACCATGCATTTGCTAGCGTAGTTATACAGGGTTCATCGCTCTTCCAGAAATTTGCTGGCTAAAAAAGGTTTAATATGGCTCATTTAAATCTGCGTCGTCCCCAAAATATCAGCGGTGATTTTTATGTCGACACTACTTGTATTGACTGCGATACCTGCCGTTGGATGGCTCCGGAAGTGTTTATTGAAGCAGAAGAAATGTCGGCAGTTTATCATCAACCAAAAAATGAGGTGGAAAGATTAAAAGCATTGCAAGCACTTTTATCTTGCCCTACCAGTTCTATTGGTACTGTTGAAAAGCCAGAGGATATCACAGCAGTTCAACTAAGTTTTCCTATTCCCCTAGAGAAAAATGTTTACCATTGTGGCTATCACTCGGAAAAATCCTTTGGTGGTGCTAGCTATTTTATTGAGCTATCAGAAGGTAATGTTTTAGTAGATTCTCCCCGCTTTACACCACCGTTGGTGAAGCGTTTGGAAGAAATGGGGGGAATACGTTATATGTTCCTGACTCATATGGATGATGTGGCGGATCACCAAAAGTATGCTGAACATTTTGGGTGTCAGCGCATCCTCCACAGGGATGACATCACTGCGGATACTCGTGATGTCGAAATTCAGTTAGCTGGTTCGGAACCAATTCAGTTAGCTCCCGATTTGTTGATGATTCCAGTTCCCGGCCACAGTAAAGGACATACTGTGCTGCTGTACAAAAACAAGTTTCTGTTTGCTGGCGATCATTTGGCTTGGAGTGATGAAATTCAGCAGCTAATTGCCTTCCGTAATTATTGTTTTTACTCTTGGTCAGAACTAATTAAGTCAATGCGTAAGTTGGCTAATTACACTTTTGAGTGGGTGCTTCCAGGTCACGGGCGAAGGTATCATGCAGATGCGGGAACTATGAAAAAGCAGATGCACAAGTGTATTACGTGGATGGAAGTGAATTAAGACGATCGCTTAGGTTCAGAACAGTAAAATTCAAGTTCTGAACCTCAACGATAAAGCTTTAAACTCAAATGTTGGAGTTTTGAGTTTGAAGTTTCTAGTTTCAAACGAGAACTTCCGAGGTTCAAACTAAAGCTTCCAAGGTTTGAACGAGAAGTTTCAAGTTTAAAACTAGAATGTTCGAGGTTTGAACGAGAAGTTTCAAGTTTAAAACTAGAATGTTCGAGGTTTGAACGAGAAGTTTCAAGGTTTAAACTAAAAGTTTCGAGTTCTAAGCTTGACATTCCGAGTTCCAAGCTTGAAGTTTCAAGTTCTAAGATGTCATGCTGAATGGAGCATAGACGCGACAGTGGCTTCCGTAAGGTAGCGTAATGAAGGATCTCAAAACTTGACAGGGAGACAAGATGCTTCGCTTTACTGACGTTCCGCTCAGCATGACATATGATAATGCTACTAATTTATGAAAAGTCGCTATTGCGTCTACAGCATGACATTTTACATCTGATTATGTTGACTTATCAAACCAATCTGCACTCAAATCGTTCCATTCTGGATTCATTGATTCAATCAAAGCAATCTTTTTTGCACGCAACCAACCCTTAATTTGCTTTTCACGGGCGATCGCTTCTGCAACATCTACTGTCTCTTCGTAGTAAACCAGTCTATCAATGTTGTATTTTTGAGTGAATCCAGGAATCAGCTTTTGCTTATGCTCGTGTATACGACGAATCAAGTCATTAGTCACGCCCGTGTAAAGAGTTTTTGAGTAGTTGGTCAAAATATATACGTAATATTTATTCACTTAAGAGGAATAATACTTAGAAAGTTCTACATCACT
It encodes:
- a CDS encoding archease, translated to MSYELLEDVATADIAFRAWGKDLPEIFKAAGDATISIMIENLESIEPRQTRNISLENEELDLLLFNFIQELIYYKDSEQLLLRTQQINFEDKDGKHHLTAILQGEKLDPQRHQQLVDVKAVTLHQFQLQKTNDGWMAMVILDI
- a CDS encoding CobW family GTP-binding protein translates to MAVRTPLTVITGPLGSGKTTLLRHILETFPKKIAILMNEFGEIAIDAKIIQGKNVQMADLGGGCVCCSLLGEFEAAVNEIIDNVDPDYIVVETTGVAEPDALVFDIQESLQRVRLDGVITVIDADAMIKYPSVGHTTRIQIEAADTILLNKVDLVSKSELQAIEKKLHSINEIASILHTIRGQVDPDLLFGIGRERVQAPPHHVHQPEFESFSYSSPATFNRQCFEEFADSLEPDVYRAKGFIRFPESVYLFNFVAGRWELESFTQEATELVFIGKNLSLKKAEIIDRLKLCER
- a CDS encoding heme o synthase; its protein translation is MIETNVSKQHESILQILQSYYQLTKPRIIPLLLITTAGSMWIAAKGQVDPMLLLVTLVGGTLAAASAQTVNCIYDRDIDYEMERTRHRPIPSGRIQLRDALIFAIALAVASFTLLSVFANLPAALLAMSGIVFYVLVYTHWLKRHSTQNIVIGGAAGAIPTLVGWAAVTGTLSWTAWLLFAIVFLWTPPHFWALALMIRDDYAKVGVPMLPVVAGNPATVRQIWWYTLITVAATLILVYPLQQTGFVYCAIALYLGGVFIYKAWQLMQNPEDRNLARGVFLYSISYMMLLCLGMVVDSLPFTHHVISFVVSQLHFFS
- a CDS encoding RtcB family protein, which gives rise to MAMIEVLNRISDTIWEIPVSYKQGMRVPARIYGTEKLIQELDDAVYDQVTNVATLPGITKYALCMPDGHFGYGFPIGGVAAMDVEQGGVISPGGIGFDINCGMRLVVTNLTYDEVKPYVKKLVDRLYERVPAGVGSTGFVKLSRNEFRKVVEEGAQWCIRNDYGWEEDLELIEENGCIKGADSAKISEKAIDRGFNQIGTLGSGNHYLEIQVARPENIFDQELAQSLGITIPNQVVVMFHCGSRGFGHQVATDYLQIFLKVMESKYGIKILDRELACAPFHSPEGQAYFAAMKCGINMSFANRQVILHRIREVFSEILGRSPQNLGMHMVYDVAHNTAKLERHVVDGKERSLLVHRKGATRAFAPGMRDVPERYKNIGQPVIIGGSMETGSYILVGVPSGEQTFFSTAHGSGRTMSRAKARKIYRGDKLKKEMESRGIYVRSTSYSGLAEEAGGAYKDIDDVIEAAELAGISKRVARLTPIGNIKG
- a CDS encoding MBL fold metallo-hydrolase, which codes for MAHLNLRRPQNISGDFYVDTTCIDCDTCRWMAPEVFIEAEEMSAVYHQPKNEVERLKALQALLSCPTSSIGTVEKPEDITAVQLSFPIPLEKNVYHCGYHSEKSFGGASYFIELSEGNVLVDSPRFTPPLVKRLEEMGGIRYMFLTHMDDVADHQKYAEHFGCQRILHRDDITADTRDVEIQLAGSEPIQLAPDLLMIPVPGHSKGHTVLLYKNKFLFAGDHLAWSDEIQQLIAFRNYCFYSWSELIKSMRKLANYTFEWVLPGHGRRYHADAGTMKKQMHKCITWMEVN
- a CDS encoding GIY-YIG nuclease family protein → MNKYYVYILTNYSKTLYTGVTNDLIRRIHEHKQKLIPGFTQKYNIDRLVYYEETVDVAEAIAREKQIKGWLRAKKIALIESMNPEWNDLSADWFDKST
- a CDS encoding class I SAM-dependent methyltransferase; translated protein: MHNSQYEQQYKQEVINFFNSRTSYDNDYTIRRALPLLDLVQLQKGQKVLDLATGTGIIAIAATQIVGSEGKVIGVDFSSGMLEQARRKIEELGLQNIELIEADAEYINFNDESFDVILCSTAIVYFTDIPDALRKWYRFLKKGGVIGFSCCSQESCEAPLIVEVCANHGISLTNINEPTGTPEKCHNLLREIGFQDIKVNTQQFGFYRSLEQAREWNGGWFHPRENPLLQVSAEQRSELKAEYCKRIEAMATEQGVWYENMTIFVTGRK